From a single Miscanthus floridulus cultivar M001 chromosome 8, ASM1932011v1, whole genome shotgun sequence genomic region:
- the LOC136470267 gene encoding uncharacterized protein translates to MEAYCKLVCCLEDKFGGLELNHIARNFNEAVDELAKMALVWAPVPPNVFAKDLHKPSINYASVVEEGPAVEPSIELEAPSIAEIPSAELEVMEVNMEPPEANQGMDWRVPFLDCLVRGELPADRTKARWLARRAKTYVLSNGELYRRSPSGIL, encoded by the coding sequence atggaggcgtactgcaagctggtatgttgccttgaagacaagttcggcggtctcgaactcaaccacatcgcgcgcaATTTCAATGAGGCcgtggacgaactagcaaagatggcattggtgtgggccccggtccccccgaacgtcttcgccaaagacctccacaaaccttccatcaaCTATGCCTCGGTGGTGGAAGAGGGCCCAGCGGTCGAGCCCTCCAtagagctcgaggccccctctatcgCTGAGATTCCTTCGGCCGAgctcgaggtcatggaagtcaacatggagcctcccgaggccaaccaaggcatggactggcgagtcccgttccttgattgcctcgtccgaggagagcttcctgcggataggaccaaagcccgatggcttgctcgGCGAGCCAAGACTTATGTTCTCAGCAAtggcgaattgtacaggcgaagcccatctggcatcctctaa